From the genome of Alicyclobacillus sp. SO9:
GCCCAACGAATAGTACGCCAGCTGAAACAAGGCTTAATACCTGGACGTTGACACTCGGAAAGAACGTTGCAATGGCTAAAATCAACGAAAGTACAACCAACACACCGACAATTACACTACCGATGATATTCAACCACGGACGATTAACCCAAGGTCCTAAAACAGCTTTGTCATTGCACAGAAGTAACAAAAACACGGTCGCGCTTGGGAGCAGAATGCCTGCCAAAGCTTGTACTCCAGTTGTGATAAGCCCAAGCGGAGCATGTGGGATGACGACGATGCCAGCGGAAACCAAAATGATGATGCCGTACACCACGTAAAAGCTCCAGCCTTCCTTGATGTTCCGGTGCAATGAATGTTTTGTACCAAACACATCACCAAACGCATACGAAGTCGATAGGGTAACTGCCGCAGCGCCAATCAAGGATGCATTCAGCAAATGATTGCAAACAAATCACCGG
Proteins encoded in this window:
- a CDS encoding divalent metal cation transporter, coding for MLNASLIGAAAVTLSTSYAFGDVFGTKHSLHRNIKEGWSFYVVYGIIILVSAGIVVIPHAPLGLITTGVQALAGILLPSATVFLLLLCNDKAVLGPWVNRPWLNIIGSVIVGVLVVLSLILAIATFFPSVNVQVLSLVSAGVLFVGLVAAGLVWYRRRSPVKPMYGEEDRHTWRMPPLGKLPKVIWSPTQKLAMATLRGYLVIAVIMLVVKIVQLSIGG